A genomic window from Osmerus eperlanus chromosome 5, fOsmEpe2.1, whole genome shotgun sequence includes:
- the nr2f2 gene encoding COUP transcription factor 2 isoform X2, which translates to MAMVVWRGSQDDVADTQGTLSSQAQGGLSLPTPQPGQLNLTASQVAPPTPQTPVQGPPNNTQSTPTNQTTQSQSEKQQPQHIECVVCGDKSSGKHYGQFTCEGCKSFFKRSVRRNLSYTCRANRNCPIDQHHRNQCQYCRLKKCLKVGMRREAVQRGRMPPTQPHHGQFALTNGDPLHCHSYLSGYISLLLRAEPYPTSRYGSQCMQPNNIMGIENICELAARMLFSAVEWARNIPFFPDLQITDQVALLRLTWSELFVLNAAQCSMPLHVAPLLAAAGLHASPMSADRVVAFMDHIRIFQEQVEKLKALHVDSAEYSCLKAIVLFTSDACGLSDVAHVESLQEKSQCALEEYVRSQYPNQPTRFGKLLLRLPSLRTVSSSVIEQLFFVRLVGKTPIETLIRDMLLSGSSFNWPYMSIQ; encoded by the exons ATGGCAATGGTAGTGTGGAGAGGCTCCCAGGACGATGTGGCTGACACTCAAGGTACTCTTTCTTCGCAAGCCCAAGGAGGACTATCCCTTCCAACCCCTCAACCAGGCCAGTTGAATCTGACAGCCTCTCAGGTCGCCCCTCCGACCCCTCAGACACCCGTCCAAGGACCCCCAAACAACACGCAATCTACGCCGACAAACCAGACGACGCAGAGTCAATCGGAAAAGCAGCAACCGCAACACATAGAATGTGTGGTTTGTGGTGATAAATCTAGCGGTAAACATTATGGCCAGTTTACTTGCGAAGGGTGTAAAAGCTTCTTCAAACGGAGCGTACGAAGGAACCTCAGTTACACATGCCGTGCCAACAGGAATTGTCCAATTGACCAGCACCATCGCAATCAGTGTCAGTACTGTCGCCTTAAAAAATGCCTAAAAGTTGGCATGAGACGGGAAG CGGTGCAAAGGGGACGGATGccacccacacagccacaccacGGCCAGTTCGCCTTGACAAATGGGGACCCACTGCACTGCCATTCTTACTTATCCGGATATATCTCTCTTCTGCTAAGAGCGGAGCCGTATCCTACGTCCCGGTATGGCAGTCAATGCATGCAACCCAACAACATCATGGGTATCGAGAACATTTGTGAACTTGCAGCCAGGATGCTCTTCAGCGCCGTGGAGTGGGCCAGGAATATCCCATTCTTTCCAGACCTTCAGATTACTGACCAGGTGGCTCTTCTGAGGTTGACCTGGAGTGAGTTGTTTGTGCTCAACGCCGCGCAGTGCTCCATGCCTCTCCATGTGGCTCCACTTCTTGCGGCGGCTGGCCTTCACGCCTCCCCCATGTCTGCGGACAGAGTGGTCGCCTTTATGGACCACATTAGGATCTTCCAAGAACAAGTGGAAAAGCTTAAAGCATTGCACGTTGACTCTGCTGAATACAGCTGCTTGAAGGCAATTGTACTTTTCACTTCAG ATGCTTGTGGCCTCTCAGATGTGGCCCATGTGGAAAGTTTGCAAGAGAAGTCTCAATGTGCCCTGGAGGAATATGTTCGGAGCCAGTATCCCAATCAGCCAACTCGTTTTGGGAAGTTGTTACTTCGCTTGCCTTCGCTCCGCACAGTCTCTTCTTCAGTCATAGAGCAATTATTTTTCGTCCGATTGGTAGGTAAAACCCCAATTGAAACCCTCATCAGGGATATGTTGCTTTCGGGGAGCAGTTTTAACTGGCCTTACATGTCAATTCAGTAA
- the nr2f2 gene encoding COUP transcription factor 2 isoform X1 has product MAMVVWRGSQDDVADTQGTLSSQAQGGLSLPTPQPGQLNLTASQVAPPTPQTPVQGPPNNTQSTPTNQTTQSQSEKQQPQHIECVVCGDKSSGKHYGQFTCEGCKSFFKRSVRRNLSYTCRANRNCPIDQHHRNQCQYCRLKKCLKVGMRREVSLFTAAVQRGRMPPTQPHHGQFALTNGDPLHCHSYLSGYISLLLRAEPYPTSRYGSQCMQPNNIMGIENICELAARMLFSAVEWARNIPFFPDLQITDQVALLRLTWSELFVLNAAQCSMPLHVAPLLAAAGLHASPMSADRVVAFMDHIRIFQEQVEKLKALHVDSAEYSCLKAIVLFTSDACGLSDVAHVESLQEKSQCALEEYVRSQYPNQPTRFGKLLLRLPSLRTVSSSVIEQLFFVRLVGKTPIETLIRDMLLSGSSFNWPYMSIQ; this is encoded by the exons ATGGCAATGGTAGTGTGGAGAGGCTCCCAGGACGATGTGGCTGACACTCAAGGTACTCTTTCTTCGCAAGCCCAAGGAGGACTATCCCTTCCAACCCCTCAACCAGGCCAGTTGAATCTGACAGCCTCTCAGGTCGCCCCTCCGACCCCTCAGACACCCGTCCAAGGACCCCCAAACAACACGCAATCTACGCCGACAAACCAGACGACGCAGAGTCAATCGGAAAAGCAGCAACCGCAACACATAGAATGTGTGGTTTGTGGTGATAAATCTAGCGGTAAACATTATGGCCAGTTTACTTGCGAAGGGTGTAAAAGCTTCTTCAAACGGAGCGTACGAAGGAACCTCAGTTACACATGCCGTGCCAACAGGAATTGTCCAATTGACCAGCACCATCGCAATCAGTGTCAGTACTGTCGCCTTAAAAAATGCCTAAAAGTTGGCATGAGACGGGAAG TTTCTCTTTTTACTGCAGCGGTGCAAAGGGGACGGATGccacccacacagccacaccacGGCCAGTTCGCCTTGACAAATGGGGACCCACTGCACTGCCATTCTTACTTATCCGGATATATCTCTCTTCTGCTAAGAGCGGAGCCGTATCCTACGTCCCGGTATGGCAGTCAATGCATGCAACCCAACAACATCATGGGTATCGAGAACATTTGTGAACTTGCAGCCAGGATGCTCTTCAGCGCCGTGGAGTGGGCCAGGAATATCCCATTCTTTCCAGACCTTCAGATTACTGACCAGGTGGCTCTTCTGAGGTTGACCTGGAGTGAGTTGTTTGTGCTCAACGCCGCGCAGTGCTCCATGCCTCTCCATGTGGCTCCACTTCTTGCGGCGGCTGGCCTTCACGCCTCCCCCATGTCTGCGGACAGAGTGGTCGCCTTTATGGACCACATTAGGATCTTCCAAGAACAAGTGGAAAAGCTTAAAGCATTGCACGTTGACTCTGCTGAATACAGCTGCTTGAAGGCAATTGTACTTTTCACTTCAG ATGCTTGTGGCCTCTCAGATGTGGCCCATGTGGAAAGTTTGCAAGAGAAGTCTCAATGTGCCCTGGAGGAATATGTTCGGAGCCAGTATCCCAATCAGCCAACTCGTTTTGGGAAGTTGTTACTTCGCTTGCCTTCGCTCCGCACAGTCTCTTCTTCAGTCATAGAGCAATTATTTTTCGTCCGATTGGTAGGTAAAACCCCAATTGAAACCCTCATCAGGGATATGTTGCTTTCGGGGAGCAGTTTTAACTGGCCTTACATGTCAATTCAGTAA